The Chryseobacterium nakagawai genome has a segment encoding these proteins:
- a CDS encoding glycine--tRNA ligase, with amino-acid sequence MAKQEDVFKKVISHAKEYGFIFPSSEIYDGLSAVYDYGQNGAELKNNIKQYWWKAMVQLNENIVGIDSAILMHPTTWKASGHVDAFNDPLIDNKDSKKRFRADVLVEDYCAKIEDKENKEIEKAAKRFGEAFDKDQFVATNPKILEYRAKREAILSRLAKSLENEDLADVKALIEELEIADPDTGSKNWTEVRQFNLMFGTKLGASADSAMDLYLRPETAQGIFVNYLNVQKTSRHRLPFGIAQIGKAFRNEIVARQFIFRMREFEQMEMQFFVAPGTELEFYEQWKQKRLNWHLALGLGTDNYRFHDHEKLAHYANAAADIEFNFPFGFKELEGIHSRTDFDLKAHEKFSGRKLQFFDPERNENYVPYVVETSVGLDRLFLSIFSHCLKDEVLEDGSERTVLSLPPALAPIKAAILPLMKKDGLAEYAEKIFNDLKYDFNLFYEEKDAIGKRYRRQDAIGTPYCITVDHDSLTDHTVTIRDRDTMQQERVPVSELRRIIDEKTNFRNLLSKI; translated from the coding sequence ATGGCAAAGCAAGAAGATGTTTTCAAGAAAGTAATTTCTCACGCTAAAGAATATGGATTTATTTTCCCTTCAAGTGAGATCTATGATGGTTTATCCGCTGTTTATGACTATGGACAGAATGGAGCTGAACTTAAAAATAATATCAAACAATACTGGTGGAAAGCTATGGTACAGCTTAACGAAAATATTGTGGGTATTGATTCGGCGATCCTTATGCACCCAACGACATGGAAGGCATCAGGCCACGTAGACGCTTTCAACGATCCATTGATTGACAATAAGGATTCTAAGAAACGTTTCAGAGCAGACGTTTTGGTGGAAGACTACTGTGCTAAAATTGAAGATAAAGAGAATAAAGAAATCGAAAAAGCAGCGAAGAGATTCGGAGAAGCTTTCGATAAAGACCAGTTTGTAGCTACGAATCCAAAAATTCTGGAATACAGAGCGAAAAGAGAGGCTATTCTTTCAAGATTGGCAAAATCTTTAGAAAATGAAGATCTTGCTGATGTAAAAGCATTAATTGAAGAACTTGAAATTGCTGATCCTGATACAGGTTCTAAAAACTGGACAGAGGTGAGACAGTTCAACTTAATGTTTGGAACTAAACTTGGTGCTTCTGCAGACAGTGCTATGGATCTTTACTTAAGACCGGAAACGGCACAAGGTATTTTTGTGAACTATTTAAATGTTCAGAAAACTTCACGTCATAGATTACCTTTCGGTATTGCACAGATTGGTAAAGCTTTCAGAAACGAGATTGTTGCAAGACAGTTTATCTTCAGAATGCGTGAATTCGAACAAATGGAAATGCAATTCTTCGTAGCTCCGGGTACAGAACTTGAATTCTATGAGCAATGGAAACAAAAGCGTCTGAACTGGCACTTAGCTTTAGGATTAGGTACTGATAATTACAGATTCCATGATCACGAGAAATTAGCTCACTACGCCAATGCAGCAGCTGATATTGAATTCAATTTCCCATTTGGTTTCAAAGAATTGGAAGGAATTCACTCAAGAACGGATTTTGACCTTAAGGCTCACGAAAAATTCTCCGGAAGAAAACTTCAGTTCTTCGATCCTGAAAGAAACGAAAACTATGTTCCTTATGTAGTAGAAACTTCTGTAGGTTTAGACAGGTTATTCCTTTCTATTTTCTCTCACTGTTTAAAAGACGAAGTATTGGAAGATGGTTCAGAAAGAACAGTTTTATCTTTACCTCCGGCTTTAGCACCCATTAAAGCGGCTATTCTTCCTTTAATGAAGAAAGATGGTTTAGCAGAATATGCAGAAAAGATCTTCAACGACCTGAAATACGATTTCAACTTATTCTACGAAGAAAAAGATGCCATCGGAAAACGTTACAGAAGACAGGATGCGATCGGTACTCCTTATTGTATTACGGTAGACCATGATTCATTAACGGATCATACGGTAACCATCAGAGACAGGGATACGATGCAACAGGAAAGAGTTCCGGTTTCAGAATTGAGAAGAATCATTGATGAGAAGACCAACTTCAGAAATCTACTTTCTAAAATATAA
- a CDS encoding pseudouridine synthase — protein sequence MLEILYRDEHIIAINKPSGLLVHKSFYAGEADTYAIQELRKQIGQKVYPVHRLDRKTSGVLLFTLDKETLRIMSDRFATREVEKKYIAILRGWAKEEETIDYDLVNENEVKQNAITYYHLLQKTEIDLPFLKHQTSRYCLVEAIPETGRFHQLRKHFKHILHPILGCRKHGCNKQNKLWLQTFGINKMTLHAHQLIFNHPITNEKMILNATVDEEFKRVGNLLNFDLTAYSQSTTKEED from the coding sequence ATGTTAGAAATTCTTTATCGCGACGAGCATATTATTGCCATCAATAAGCCCAGTGGATTATTGGTTCACAAATCCTTCTATGCAGGTGAAGCAGATACCTATGCTATTCAGGAATTACGAAAGCAGATTGGACAAAAAGTGTATCCTGTGCATCGTTTAGACCGCAAAACTTCTGGAGTTTTATTGTTTACCTTAGATAAAGAAACGCTTAGAATCATGAGCGATCGTTTTGCAACCAGAGAAGTGGAAAAAAAGTATATTGCCATTTTACGAGGCTGGGCCAAAGAAGAAGAAACCATCGATTACGACTTGGTTAATGAAAATGAAGTCAAGCAAAACGCGATTACTTATTATCATCTTTTGCAAAAAACAGAAATTGATTTGCCTTTTTTAAAACATCAGACTTCGAGATATTGTTTAGTAGAAGCCATTCCTGAAACGGGAAGATTTCATCAATTGAGAAAACATTTTAAACATATCCTACACCCAATTTTGGGTTGTCGCAAACACGGATGTAATAAACAGAATAAACTGTGGCTTCAAACATTTGGTATCAACAAAATGACCCTTCACGCCCATCAATTAATTTTCAATCATCCTATCACCAACGAAAAAATGATACTGAATGCTACAGTAGATGAAGAGTTTAAAAGAGTAGGGAATCTTCTTAATTTTGATTTAACTGCGTATTCTCAATCAACAACCAAAGAGGAAGACTAA
- a CDS encoding quinone-dependent dihydroorotate dehydrogenase has protein sequence MYKSLIRPILFKFDPEEVHHFTFSMLKNFGFLTKLFFPKPIEDKRLEREVFGLKFKNPVGLAAGFDKNAVLFNELGDLGFGFVEIGTVTPRAQAGNPKKRLFRLIEDGGIINRMGFNNDGLQAAIEKLKSNKGKIIIGGNIGKNTDTKPENYTQDYLDCFEGLHPHVDYFVLNVSCPNVGSHAKLEDVEYLRELITEVKKINQSKSVQKPILLKIAPDLNDVQLDEIIDLIAETKIDGVIVSNTSVNREGLKTSPEVLEQIGNGGLSGKPIRERSTKMIKYLSDKSNRAFPIIGVGGIHSAKDAIEKLDAGASLVQLYTGFIYEGPQLINEINKEILKRASRLPR, from the coding sequence ATGTACAAATCGCTCATTCGTCCGATTCTTTTCAAATTTGATCCTGAAGAAGTACATCACTTTACTTTTTCGATGCTTAAGAATTTTGGATTTCTTACTAAATTATTTTTCCCCAAACCTATTGAAGACAAACGTCTGGAAAGAGAAGTTTTCGGATTGAAATTTAAAAATCCTGTAGGACTGGCTGCCGGTTTTGATAAAAATGCCGTCTTGTTCAACGAATTGGGAGACTTAGGTTTCGGGTTTGTAGAAATTGGAACAGTTACCCCAAGAGCTCAGGCAGGAAATCCTAAGAAAAGATTATTCCGTTTGATTGAAGATGGTGGAATTATCAATAGAATGGGATTCAACAATGATGGGTTACAGGCTGCGATTGAAAAACTGAAATCCAATAAAGGAAAAATAATCATCGGTGGAAACATCGGAAAAAATACAGATACAAAACCTGAAAACTATACACAGGATTACCTGGATTGTTTTGAAGGTCTTCATCCGCATGTAGATTATTTTGTACTCAATGTGAGCTGTCCGAATGTTGGAAGCCATGCGAAGCTGGAAGATGTGGAATATCTGCGTGAACTGATTACGGAGGTAAAGAAAATCAATCAGTCAAAATCCGTACAGAAACCTATATTACTTAAAATTGCTCCGGATCTTAATGATGTACAATTGGATGAAATTATAGATCTTATTGCAGAAACTAAAATAGATGGTGTGATTGTTTCCAATACTTCTGTCAACAGAGAAGGATTGAAGACCTCTCCAGAAGTTTTAGAACAGATCGGAAACGGAGGATTAAGCGGAAAACCGATTCGTGAGAGAAGTACTAAAATGATCAAATATCTTTCGGATAAAAGTAATAGGGCATTTCCGATCATTGGAGTAGGAGGAATTCACTCTGCAAAAGATGCGATTGAAAAATTAGATGCTGGGGCAAGCCTGGTTCAGTTATATACCGGATTTATTTATGAAGGACCACAATTGATTAATGAAATTAACAAAGAAATTTTAAAAAGAGCAAGCAGATTGCCAAGATAA
- a CDS encoding DUF445 domain-containing protein: protein MNDEAKRKQLRKYKAFATGLFVLMALIFIVTTIMQKSSSSHWIGYVRAFAEAAMVGALADWFAVTALFRHPLGLPIPHTNLIENSKQKLGDNLGSFVVSNFLSPQNIRPYIQKIKVSGFAGEWLAKEKNQDILIRNLSDIILDILNKLDDSTVSQFISKKVSEMTDDIKLNKVVGNGIHYILEKNDHQRIITNLSKQIKEYIIQNDEMIKDRVKKGSYTFIPSFVDNKIADKIADGLSDFFKEIEEDPEHEVRTLITQKIHEFSVDLKEDPKWEEEFKTIKDGLLKNDKLDEYSNDIWVSIKKTLMKELQEDHSALKNYLSKNLNEFSKNLKTDENLQNKIDHWVRVTAYKYILKNTHQFGNLISTTVGNWKGKELSEKMELEVGKDLQFIRVNGTLVGGLVGLIIYTIAHFFI from the coding sequence ATGAATGACGAAGCAAAAAGAAAACAGCTTAGAAAATATAAGGCATTTGCTACAGGGCTATTTGTTCTGATGGCTCTTATTTTCATTGTAACCACCATTATGCAGAAGTCCAGTTCTTCTCATTGGATTGGCTATGTACGTGCTTTTGCAGAAGCTGCCATGGTAGGAGCCTTAGCGGACTGGTTTGCCGTAACGGCATTATTCCGCCATCCATTGGGGCTTCCAATTCCTCATACCAATCTGATTGAAAACAGTAAGCAAAAATTAGGAGACAATCTGGGAAGCTTTGTCGTTAGTAATTTTCTTTCCCCTCAAAATATCCGGCCCTACATTCAAAAGATAAAGGTTTCCGGCTTTGCAGGCGAATGGCTTGCCAAAGAAAAGAATCAGGATATTCTGATCCGAAACCTGTCAGATATTATTCTTGATATCCTCAATAAGCTTGACGATTCTACTGTGAGTCAGTTCATCAGTAAAAAGGTATCAGAAATGACAGATGATATCAAACTTAACAAAGTGGTAGGAAATGGTATTCATTATATCCTGGAAAAAAATGACCATCAGAGAATTATTACCAATCTTTCCAAACAGATCAAGGAATACATTATTCAAAATGATGAAATGATTAAAGACCGGGTAAAGAAAGGAAGTTACACTTTCATCCCCTCTTTTGTTGATAATAAAATTGCAGATAAGATTGCAGATGGGCTGTCTGATTTTTTCAAAGAAATAGAAGAAGATCCGGAACATGAAGTAAGAACTTTAATTACTCAAAAAATTCATGAATTTTCCGTTGATCTTAAAGAAGATCCTAAATGGGAGGAGGAATTTAAAACCATTAAAGATGGATTGCTTAAAAATGATAAGCTTGATGAGTATTCCAATGATATTTGGGTCTCTATCAAAAAAACACTGATGAAAGAGCTGCAGGAAGACCATTCTGCCTTGAAAAATTATCTTTCCAAAAACCTGAATGAGTTTTCTAAAAATTTAAAAACCGATGAAAATCTTCAGAATAAAATCGATCATTGGGTTCGGGTAACGGCCTATAAATATATTTTGAAAAACACGCATCAATTCGGAAACCTCATCAGTACTACTGTGGGCAATTGGAAGGGTAAGGAATTGAGCGAAAAAATGGAACTGGAAGTAGGAAAAGATCTTCAGTTCATCCGTGTTAATGGAACCTTGGTAGGAGGTCTGGTGGGACTTATCATTTATACCATTGCCCATTTCTTTATTTAA
- the msrB gene encoding peptide-methionine (R)-S-oxide reductase MsrB, with product MKFLISTIILIVLQGCRQKQQPIKITSMENKEAKNNPYYSRTDTTKLTISNEEWKKVLAPDLYAIAREAATERAFTGKYNDFDELGDYYCAVCGNHLFRSTSKFSSSCGWPSFFEADKEGVYYKRDQAYGMDRVEVLCKRCDSHLGHVFDDGPKPTGLRYCMNSVSLEFVGDSQK from the coding sequence ATGAAATTTTTAATTTCAACCATCATATTAATTGTTCTGCAGGGATGTAGGCAGAAACAGCAACCTATTAAAATCACTTCTATGGAAAATAAAGAAGCAAAAAACAATCCATATTACTCAAGAACCGATACTACGAAATTGACTATTTCAAATGAAGAATGGAAGAAAGTTCTGGCTCCGGATCTTTATGCAATAGCAAGAGAAGCGGCTACAGAAAGAGCTTTTACCGGAAAATATAATGATTTTGATGAGTTAGGAGATTATTATTGTGCGGTTTGTGGGAATCATTTGTTCCGTTCCACATCAAAGTTTTCAAGCAGCTGTGGGTGGCCAAGTTTCTTTGAAGCAGATAAAGAAGGTGTATACTACAAAAGAGATCAGGCGTATGGAATGGATAGGGTAGAAGTACTTTGCAAAAGGTGTGATTCTCATTTGGGACATGTGTTTGATGACGGTCCAAAGCCTACAGGATTGAGGTATTGCATGAATTCCGTTAGCCTGGAATTTGTTGGAGATTCTCAAAAATAA
- a CDS encoding murein L,D-transpeptidase catalytic domain family protein, translating to MKGFYGVIGLVYMVTTSFYISPKAVVKNENVNITKTERITDTKSEKNTTTAVSSSEALYQSIEFDPEHELNYEVFSKALTGFENLKKAGLLTDESHLLTICDFSMSSNTKRLWVIDLNDKKVVFNSLVAHGKNTGEEFATNFSNTESSRQSSMGFYITDATYQGDNGYSLRLLGMDKGFNDAAYRRAIVMHGADYVSDAFAAVHKRIGRSWGCPAVPRELSQSMINTIKGRNLLFIYYPDQNYLSSSEWLKA from the coding sequence ATGAAAGGATTTTATGGCGTAATAGGCCTTGTTTACATGGTGACGACTTCATTCTACATTTCTCCGAAAGCGGTGGTGAAGAATGAAAACGTCAACATAACAAAGACAGAAAGAATAACTGACACGAAATCTGAGAAAAATACTACTACGGCAGTATCTTCTTCAGAAGCACTCTACCAATCCATTGAATTTGACCCTGAGCATGAACTGAACTATGAAGTTTTTTCTAAAGCATTAACAGGATTTGAAAACCTAAAGAAAGCAGGATTGCTTACTGATGAGTCGCATTTATTGACTATCTGCGATTTTTCTATGTCTTCTAATACCAAAAGACTTTGGGTCATTGATCTTAATGACAAAAAAGTAGTATTCAACTCATTGGTTGCCCACGGTAAAAATACAGGCGAAGAATTTGCCACGAATTTTTCTAACACGGAAAGTTCGCGACAGAGCAGCATGGGATTTTATATCACAGATGCAACGTATCAGGGAGATAATGGATATTCATTGAGATTATTAGGAATGGATAAAGGATTCAATGATGCTGCGTACAGAAGAGCAATTGTAATGCATGGTGCAGATTATGTAAGTGATGCATTTGCAGCGGTACATAAAAGAATCGGAAGAAGCTGGGGATGTCCTGCTGTTCCCAGAGAACTCTCACAATCAATGATCAATACGATAAAAGGAAGAAATCTATTATTCATCTACTATCCTGATCAGAATTATCTTTCCTCTTCGGAATGGTTAAAAGCATAA
- a CDS encoding HAMP domain-containing sensor histidine kinase, with amino-acid sequence MKIATRTALIYAILTAGILFMFAYVLYVVSEKNREDEFNDRLGYKVIWRSEFIFDVRISDEKIRELHQRNQRLLNEADISVYNSKKDLTFTDIPPLKSNEKYLDKIIKSNKNRIFWQQDDRQYIAIKFKSAGEDYYIIGSAVDVTGNAHIAEFKKDIIIIYISSVIVIFIIGFLFSYYTLKPLKDIILQIRDISEHNLNQRLDVPKAKDEIYELTETFNSTFNRLEKSFNNHKQFVTTISHEFRTPLSTLIAELELAKELNVTLDDYKLSIDNALQDANDASELSSALLDFARASYDVSQISFTNIRLDEILAEAKLALIKKNIHYKIGINYISNDEEESNYDGYGNPYLLQVAFSNLMENACKYSNDKSCRVEIEAHTSSIKIRFVDQGVGMSEQDLTKIFELFYRGSNKNFEKGNGIGLSIVKRIVEIHEGNLYVDSEVSQGSTFTIEFSSKNKKAV; translated from the coding sequence ATGAAAATAGCCACCAGAACAGCATTAATTTACGCCATTCTTACGGCAGGCATTCTCTTTATGTTTGCTTATGTGCTCTATGTGGTCTCTGAAAAAAACAGAGAAGATGAGTTTAATGATCGTTTAGGATATAAAGTCATCTGGCGCTCCGAATTTATTTTTGATGTCCGAATCAGTGATGAAAAGATCCGTGAACTGCATCAAAGAAACCAGAGATTGTTGAATGAGGCTGATATCAGCGTTTACAACAGCAAAAAAGACCTGACATTTACTGATATCCCGCCTTTAAAAAGCAATGAAAAATATCTCGATAAAATCATTAAATCCAACAAAAACAGAATATTCTGGCAACAGGATGATCGCCAGTATATCGCCATTAAATTCAAATCGGCTGGAGAAGATTATTATATCATCGGAAGTGCAGTAGATGTAACCGGGAATGCCCATATCGCCGAGTTTAAGAAAGATATTATTATTATTTATATCAGTTCGGTTATTGTTATTTTCATTATCGGGTTTCTTTTTTCCTATTATACTTTGAAGCCTCTGAAAGATATCATTCTTCAAATCCGGGATATTTCAGAACATAATCTCAACCAGCGTCTGGATGTTCCGAAAGCCAAAGATGAAATTTACGAGCTTACCGAAACTTTTAACTCTACTTTTAACAGGCTAGAAAAATCATTTAACAATCATAAACAATTTGTGACGACCATTTCTCATGAATTCCGTACACCACTTTCTACCCTGATTGCAGAACTCGAACTTGCAAAAGAACTGAATGTAACATTGGATGATTATAAACTTTCTATTGACAATGCTCTTCAGGACGCTAATGATGCTTCAGAGCTTTCATCAGCGCTTTTAGATTTTGCGAGAGCCAGTTATGATGTTTCACAGATCAGCTTTACCAATATTCGTTTAGATGAAATTTTAGCAGAGGCAAAGCTGGCACTGATCAAAAAAAACATCCACTATAAAATCGGAATCAACTATATAAGTAATGATGAAGAGGAAAGCAATTATGATGGGTATGGCAACCCTTATTTACTGCAAGTAGCCTTTTCAAATCTTATGGAAAATGCTTGTAAATATTCCAATGATAAAAGCTGTAGGGTAGAAATTGAAGCCCATACCTCATCGATAAAAATCCGTTTTGTAGATCAAGGTGTAGGAATGTCTGAACAGGATCTCACAAAAATATTTGAACTGTTTTACAGAGGTTCCAATAAAAACTTTGAAAAAGGAAACGGAATTGGGCTATCTATCGTAAAAAGAATTGTAGAAATTCATGAAGGAAACCTTTATGTAGATTCTGAGGTCTCTCAGGGAAGTACATTCACTATAGAATTTTCATCTAAAAATAAAAAAGCAGTCTGA
- a CDS encoding response regulator transcription factor: MRILIIEDNSRVSSLLKRGLESQGYQVYISEDAEDAIALLGKLTFDLAITDIMLPKMNGIDLCKFIKQKYTDLPIIMLTALGTIDEKVEGFDAGADDYMVKPFEIRELFVRIKAILQRSSNKAKETYLIDLEYHDLKINRKINRVFRNNEEIELTPKEFKLLVFLVSNAERILTREEIADNVWGNHFDTGTNYIDVYIAYLRKKIDKNFDTKLIHTKPGVGFIFASQL, translated from the coding sequence ATGAGAATTTTAATAATAGAAGATAATTCACGGGTTTCAAGTCTGTTAAAGCGAGGGTTAGAAAGCCAGGGCTATCAGGTATATATTTCTGAAGATGCAGAAGATGCTATTGCGCTGCTTGGTAAATTAACTTTTGATTTGGCTATTACAGATATTATGCTTCCCAAAATGAACGGCATAGACTTGTGTAAATTCATTAAACAGAAATATACTGACCTCCCAATTATCATGCTTACAGCATTGGGAACCATTGATGAGAAGGTAGAAGGATTTGATGCCGGTGCCGATGATTATATGGTAAAACCATTTGAAATAAGAGAGCTTTTTGTAAGAATAAAGGCTATTCTCCAAAGAAGTTCAAACAAAGCCAAAGAAACTTACCTTATTGATCTGGAATATCATGATCTTAAGATTAATCGAAAAATAAACCGTGTCTTCAGAAATAATGAAGAAATAGAACTTACTCCAAAAGAATTCAAACTCCTGGTTTTTCTTGTAAGTAATGCGGAACGAATTCTTACCCGTGAAGAAATTGCGGATAATGTCTGGGGAAATCATTTTGATACAGGAACCAACTATATTGATGTATACATTGCCTATTTACGTAAAAAAATAGATAAGAATTTTGACACTAAACTCATTCACACCAAACCGGGCGTAGGATTTATTTTCGCTTCACAATTATGA
- a CDS encoding Dabb family protein — protein sequence MERRKFLFRSVQASALLLISGNMLASALPMFNPIKKKKMYFHYLLFWLRKDLSDPEIKEFENFFEGLKKLPYQKNLRYGKPAASSPRNVLDNTFTYNASMEFDSLEELEAYGQLPEHLALVQKYKPFFERMLVHDTVYN from the coding sequence ATGGAAAGAAGAAAATTTTTATTCCGCTCTGTACAGGCTTCGGCTCTGTTACTTATTTCCGGAAATATGCTGGCATCTGCTTTACCCATGTTTAATCCTATAAAAAAGAAAAAAATGTACTTCCATTATTTATTATTCTGGCTAAGAAAAGATCTTTCAGATCCAGAGATCAAAGAGTTTGAAAATTTTTTTGAAGGCCTTAAAAAACTTCCTTATCAGAAAAACCTCCGCTATGGAAAACCGGCAGCCTCAAGTCCTAGAAATGTTTTAGATAATACATTTACCTACAATGCATCTATGGAATTTGATAGTCTGGAAGAACTGGAAGCTTATGGCCAGCTTCCTGAGCATCTTGCATTGGTACAAAAATATAAACCATTCTTTGAGAGAATGTTAGTTCACGATACTGTATATAATTAA
- a CDS encoding cupin domain-containing protein — translation MKKIGKGLSLVLALSTVGFMNGQHKNHKNVSVTTEASTEFIPAIRLINNPDGSCSFEKGKIPTLKHMNTTTFWMSNKTEEWEKNAHPAPRRQYVITIKGNIRFKVTDGSTFMIKPGVVLLAEDLKGTGHSWDMVKSKEWERLYIPIAENADDFFVRDGQ, via the coding sequence ATGAAAAAAATAGGTAAAGGGCTTAGCCTTGTTTTAGCATTAAGCACCGTAGGATTTATGAATGGACAACATAAAAATCATAAAAATGTGAGCGTAACCACGGAAGCATCTACAGAATTTATTCCTGCCATAAGATTAATTAATAATCCGGATGGCTCATGTTCTTTCGAAAAAGGAAAGATTCCGACGCTGAAACACATGAATACAACTACTTTCTGGATGAGTAACAAGACTGAAGAATGGGAAAAAAATGCCCATCCTGCTCCAAGAAGGCAATATGTTATTACTATCAAAGGAAATATCAGATTTAAAGTAACAGATGGCTCTACTTTTATGATTAAACCTGGGGTAGTACTTCTTGCTGAAGACCTAAAAGGAACAGGACATAGCTGGGATATGGTGAAAAGTAAAGAATGGGAAAGATTATATATCCCAATTGCTGAAAATGCTGATGACTTTTTTGTACGTGATGGTCAGTAA
- a CDS encoding TlpA family protein disulfide reductase, producing the protein MKKFHYVLLILISNFIYSQNNFEIDFSSNSYINDSLMFGAPMTRNGFGDLYTFKIQTNQNISDFGKKFKTDHSIYYFKIQKKNIVNGFIEYPQPVAFSYIRKKGEGVYNTKIFFLEKGIYKIDLPQNINNLELNIDSPTNKEYKDLQKTLEQFYIKSKGSHQRDSLINMEKKQQFLGEYIRKNPNSYVALWEIVNDYTLENYHPAYLKNLNLFSAKFKQNKLYKGVEARLKAEQSTSIGQKIPDIYFDQENKLTSEDFKKYKLTFIDYWSTTCAPCIKSMPEVVKLYHEYKGQNVNFITITDEQKLNRMEVAKNILKKNNASWVNFFDTNKDFQKKVNATSYPLHFIIDENGKIIARISNSIEEARTVIKEYLQ; encoded by the coding sequence ATGAAGAAATTTCACTATGTATTACTAATTCTCATTTCAAATTTTATTTATTCTCAGAATAATTTTGAAATTGATTTCAGTTCAAATTCATATATTAATGACAGTCTCATGTTCGGAGCTCCGATGACAAGAAATGGATTTGGAGATCTTTATACATTTAAAATACAAACGAACCAAAATATTTCTGATTTTGGGAAAAAGTTCAAGACAGATCATTCAATTTATTATTTTAAAATTCAAAAGAAAAATATTGTCAATGGTTTTATAGAATATCCTCAGCCTGTAGCCTTTAGTTATATAAGAAAAAAAGGTGAGGGAGTTTATAATACAAAAATATTTTTCTTAGAAAAAGGAATATATAAAATTGATTTACCTCAAAATATTAATAATCTGGAGCTAAATATAGATTCTCCAACCAATAAAGAATATAAAGATTTACAAAAAACATTGGAACAGTTTTATATCAAATCCAAAGGTTCCCATCAACGCGACAGTTTGATAAACATGGAGAAAAAACAGCAGTTTTTAGGGGAATATATAAGGAAAAATCCCAATTCGTATGTTGCATTATGGGAAATTGTGAATGATTATACTCTTGAAAATTACCACCCTGCTTACTTGAAAAACTTGAATTTATTTTCAGCAAAATTTAAACAAAATAAATTATACAAAGGTGTTGAAGCTCGTTTAAAAGCAGAACAGTCTACCTCTATTGGGCAAAAAATACCTGATATTTATTTTGACCAGGAAAATAAGTTGACTTCTGAAGACTTTAAGAAATATAAATTAACGTTTATTGACTATTGGTCAACTACTTGCGCCCCGTGCATAAAAAGTATGCCCGAAGTTGTGAAACTCTATCATGAATATAAAGGCCAAAATGTAAATTTCATTACGATTACCGACGAGCAAAAACTCAATAGAATGGAGGTTGCAAAGAATATTCTAAAGAAAAACAATGCCAGTTGGGTTAATTTCTTTGATACAAACAAAGACTTCCAAAAGAAGGTAAACGCTACAAGCTATCCTCTTCATTTTATCATTGACGAAAACGGAAAAATAATTGCCCGAATCAGCAATAGCATTGAGGAAGCCAGAACCGTTATCAAAGAATATTTACAATAA